From the Excalfactoria chinensis isolate bCotChi1 chromosome 1, bCotChi1.hap2, whole genome shotgun sequence genome, one window contains:
- the ATF4 gene encoding cyclic AMP-dependent transcription factor ATF-4: MSLLNNEMLLGESSPFSQPCSVAEEGLGLLDDYLEVAEPLGSHGFSSDKAKAVSSNWLAVDSLGNTIDSSQEDAFSGMEWMVEKMDLKEFDFDALLGMEHLEATVSPDELMATLEDTCDLLFNPPTQEFHNKEPPLIPDLITNFPESPIGVDPMAPLGSLWPFPLSPGSLTSVPDHSFSLELGSEVDVLEGERKQEGPTFLVVITKSEKEEENHSDDSGICMSPDSYLGTPQHSPTNSLGSPNDNQFPADATCGSVRSKPYDHPAENVVSAKVKGEKKIDKKLKKMEQNKTAATRYRQKKRAEQEALSGECRDLEQKNQALKEKADSLSKEIQYLKDLIEEVRKAKVKRARVPE; the protein is encoded by the exons ATGAGCCTCTTGAACAACGAGATGCTGTTGGGGGAGTCCTCCCCCTTCAGCCAGCCGTGTTCGGTGGCTGAGGAAGGTCTGGGACTCCTCGATGACTACCTGGAGGTGGCCGAGCCCCTCGGTTCGCATGGGTTCTCCAGCGACAAGGCTAAGGCAGTCTCCTCCAATTGGCTCGCTGTGGACAGTTTAGGCAACACCATAGATAGCAGCCAGG AGGATGCCTTCTCTGGCATGGAGTGGATGGTGGAGAAGATGGATCTGAAGGAATTTGATTTTGATGCCCTGTTAGGTATGGAACATCTGGAAGCCACCGTCTCACCAGACGAGCTGATGGCCACGTTGGAAGACACGTGTGATCTCCTATTTAACCCTCCCACCCAGGAATTTCACAACAAAGAACCTCCACTCATACCTGATCTAATTACCAATTTCCCTGAGTCTCCAATTGGAGTAGATCCCATGGCCCCATTAGGTTCCCTGTGGCCTTTTCCCCTGTCCCCAGGGTCTCTGACTTCTGTTCCAGACCATTCATTTAGTTTAGAACTAGGTAGTGAAGTGGATGTTCTGGAAGGTGAAAGGAAACAGGAGGGCCCCACCTTTCTGGTAGTGATCACGAAGtcagagaaagaggaggagaaccATTCTGATGATAGTGGAATATGCATGAGCCCAGACTCTTACCTGGGAACGCCCCAACATAGTCCTACCAATTCACTCGGATCCCCCAATGACAACCAGTTCCCTGCAGATGCCACCTGTGGTTCAGTGCGGTCCAAACCGTATGATCACCCTGCTGAGAATGTAGTGTCGGCAAaggtgaaaggagaaaagaaaatagataagaaactgaaaaagatgGAGCAAAATAAGACTGCTGCCACACGGTACCGGCAAAAGAAAAGGGCAGAACAGGAGGCTTTGTCAGGGGAGTGCAGAGATTTGGAACAGAAGAATCAGGCcctaaaagagaaagcagattCCCTGAGTAAGGAAatccagtacttgaaagatCTGATTGAAGAGGTAAGGAAGGCCAAAGTCAAAAGAGCTAGAGTCCCTGAGTAG
- the RPS19BP1 gene encoding active regulator of SIRT1, translated as MVSGEGGSAVESRKWMRGGGCAAMSASLIRRGLELLEAPGRGKAPPGLQQGRDGSRPAGAARRRKVTVGPGKNKATIKGRVVKSAIEEYHKKKAVNHLKANLQYMTSGRCVADKAVTKQVLAQNRGRKAKDRPPEKKEKKAEGTVFTEEDFRKFEREYFGIP; from the exons ATGGTCTCAGGAGAGGGCGGAAGTGCGGTGGAGAGCCGGAAGTGGATGAGAGGCGGTGGGTGTGCGGCCATGTCTGCGTCGTTGATACGGCGGGGCCTGGAGCTACTGGAGGCGCCGG GCCGGGGGAAGGCCCCGCCGGGACTCCAGCAGGGGCGTGATGGTAGCAGGCCGGCAGGAGCCGCCCGGCGGAGGAAGGTAACGGTGGGGCCTGGGAAGAACAAGGCCACGATCAAGGGCAGAGTCGTGAAGTCGGCGATAG AGGAGTATCACAAGAAGAAAGCTGTAAATCACCTCAAAGCAAATTTGCAGTACATGACAAGCGGACGATGCGTTGCTGACAAAGCTGTCACTAAACAG GTTCTTGCACAGAACAGAGGCAGGAAGGCAAAAGATCGGCctccagagaagaaggaaaagaaggctgagggcaCTGTCTTTACTGAAGAAGACTTCCGTAAATTTGAAAGAGAATACTTTGGAATCCCATAA